A single Triticum dicoccoides isolate Atlit2015 ecotype Zavitan chromosome 2A, WEW_v2.0, whole genome shotgun sequence DNA region contains:
- the LOC119354237 gene encoding SH3 domain-containing protein C23A1.17-like, which translates to MSKKKAVTTMTLKDFHGGSIPSELPLPSAPGVSARPPDRPTAPPSASSTASARPRTPAASSAAAAAAAVPSFLTNPSRIGRHFDEDERTPFELAAPRRPAPSPPSFPSVPAVAPARSGPGNAWGAKREVAPAAPPVVPAASSGQIWSATRIAQASAVEKVISGRWHLSKPSSPPASVSAPVLETQVVPPEMERSGLVGTRGFDTAIERPRALAVRELDGAMERPRSVGLRGLDVAMDKGVEPVRPASHEGRVGEGKIGEVPERPKLKLLPRSKPIESPAPSPTYMEEKQVLPVPVIASVMQVEVVHEARQNAMVAKTGVAGADAESRATVERPRLNLKPRSNGVGQSGESAAKERPSLFGGARPREQVLRDRGVDALASDLEITSPVGRSKNEFAKVEQKVEGMTINPSGEKAESFAVGHRGPRNADRKDYRRDTDRADAYRPTRRDESRKVARDVEKQPEQQRPEPETWRKPVEPPKPEVTAPRFGKAATALELAQAFSKSMSDTVPQSRLTSVPSPRVPPSPGARDQVGFSRLTNNGALHSGSSQRKINGY; encoded by the exons ATGTCGAAGAAGAAGGCGGTGACGACGATGACGCTCAAGGACTTCCACGGCGGCTCCATCCCCTCCGAGCTCCCTCTCCCCTCCGCCCCTGGCGT CTCTGCACGACCGCCCGACCGCCCCACGGCCCCTCCGTCCGCCTCTTCGACTGCATCCGCGCGCCCGCGCACTCCCGCTGCTTCCTCCgcagcggcggcggctgccgcTGTCCCTTCCTTCCTCACCAACCCCTCCCGCATCGGCCGCCACTTCGATGAGGACGAGCGCACGCCCTTCGAGCTGGCCGCGCCTCGCCGACCTGCGCCGtcgcccccgtcgttcccctccgTGCCGGCGGTGGCCCCTGCTAGATCTGGACCGGGTAACGCCTGGGGTGCGAAGAGGGAGGTCGCTCCAGCCGCGCCGCCGGTTGTTCCTGCCGCCAGCAGCGGTCAGATCTGGTCGGCGACGCGCATCGCGCAGGCGAGCGCTGTGGAGAAGGTAATCTCCGGTAGGTGGCATTTGTCCAAGCCCTCCTCCCCGCCCGCCTCTGTGTCGGCACCAGTGCTGGAGACTCAGGTGGTCCCGCCTGAGATGGAGAGGTCAGGGTTGGTTGGAACGAGAGGGTTTGACACTGCCATCGAGAGGCCAAGGGCATTGGCTGTGAGAGAGCTGGACGGTGCCATGGAGAGGCCAAGGTCAGTTGGATTAAGAGGGCTGGACGTTGCCATGGACAAGGGGGTGGAACCAGTGAGGCCTGCATCACATGAAGGCAGGGTTGGGGAAGGGAAAATCGGAGAGGTGCCAGAAAGGCCCAAGCTGAAGCTGCTTCCTCGTTCCAAGCCAATCGAATCCCCTGCACCATCACCTACCTATATGGAAGAGAAGCAG GTCCTTCCGGTCCCTGTGATAGCGAGTGTCATGCAGGTTGAGGTTGTTCATGAAGCGCGCCAGAATGCGATGGTCGCCAAAACGGGAGTGGCAGGGGCAGATGCTGAAAGCAGGGCAACAGTGGAGCGACCACGGCTGAATCTGAAACCTCGCTCTAATGGAGTGGGTCAGTCTGGTGAAAGTGCTGCAAAGGAGAG GCCATCCCTCTTTGGTGGTGCTCGCCCCCGGGAACAA GTTCTCAGAGATCGTGGTGTGGATGCTTTGGCAAGTGACCTCGAGATCACCTCTCCAGTTGGCAG GTCCAAAAATGAATTTGCAAAGGTCGAGCAGAAGGTTGAAGGTATGACCATTAACCCTTCAGGCGAAAAGGCTGAGAGTTTTGCAGTTGGTCACAGAGGCCCAAGGAATGCTGATAGGAAAGATTACAGGCGGGATACAGACAGGGCTGATGCATACAGGCCTACACGACGCGATGAGAGCAGGAAGGTTGCTAGAGATGTGGAAAAGCAGCCTGAACAACAACGCCCAGAGCCTGAAACCTGGCGTAAACCAGTGGAGCCACCAAAGCCTGAGGTTACTGCACCTCGGTTTGGGAAAGCAGCGACTGCCTTGGAGCTCGCCCAAGCCTTCTCCAAGTCCATGTCTGATACTGTGCCGCAGTCTCGCTTGACCAGTGTTCCTAGTCCAAGAGTTCCTCCGAGCCCAGGGGCTAGGGATCAGGTTGGCTTTTCAAGGCTCACTAACAACGGGGCATTGCACTCTGGATCTTCACAGCGAAAGATTAACGGTTACTGA